In Lycium ferocissimum isolate CSIRO_LF1 chromosome 11, AGI_CSIRO_Lferr_CH_V1, whole genome shotgun sequence, a single genomic region encodes these proteins:
- the LOC132038090 gene encoding uncharacterized protein LOC132038090 — protein MVNEIFDDTHEENEAEHLYCPSKASKGRLLCFNGRDKKDGIKNSYVLALRESLPDLAILLESLTFVSYTYYDHKNLWHGLCVMAPFVRCSRKNDFLKPVRSVLFQWGELRLRMGSWVQQLKQANFSETKAEKNLMEKMYLIVLRRGSRSFKNATAVTDIFAKECDQVESYILHVVQSEDLSFCDQVKVLTNIDIVASPVEHS, from the exons ATGGTTAATGAGATCTTTGACGACACACACGAGGAAAATGAAGCAGAACACTTGTATTGCCCTTCTAAGGCATCTAAAGGACGGCTTCTTTGCTTTAACGGTAGGGATAAGAAGGATGGAATAAAGAATTCATATGTTTTGGCACTGCGAGAAAGTCTTCCAGACTTAGCTATTCTATTGGAAAGCCTAACATTTGTATCCTACACGTATTACGACCACAAAAATCTGTGGCATGGATTATGTGTAATGGCTCCTTTTGTAAGATGTTCaaggaaaaatgattttctaaaGCCAGTAAGATCGGTGCTATTCCAGTGGGGTGAACTGAGATTACGAATGGGATCTTGGGTTCAACAACTTAAGCAAGCTAATTTTAGTGAAACTAAGGCGGAGAAGAACTTGATGGAGAAGATGTACCTTATTGTTTTGAGAAG AGGTTCAAGGTCATTCAAAAATGCAACTGCCGTGACCGATATATTTGCAAAGGAATGTGACCAAGTCGAAAGCTACATTCTGCATGTAGTTCAGTCAGAAGATCTATCTTTCTGCGACCAG GTGAAAGTGCTGACCAACATTGATATAGTCGCGTCTCCTGTGGAGCACAGTTAA
- the LOC132038091 gene encoding uncharacterized protein LOC132038091, which produces MVSSLAKKILGAGYSLDENGRATPYLLVYGTEAVIPAEVEIPSLRIIQEAELDNAEWVWTQYEQLALIDEKRMVVICHRQLYQQRMAHAFNKRVRARLFQIGQMVLKRVFPHQDESKGKFSPNWKGPFIVYKVLSGGAVLLAEMDGQEWPKPINSDAIK; this is translated from the exons ATGGTTTCGTCTTTGGCCAAGAAAATCCTTGGAGCAGGGTATTCTTtggatgaaaatggaag GGCAACTCCGTACTTGCTAGTGTATGGTACTGAAGCAGTCATACCTGCTGAGGTTGAAATACCATCATTGAGAATCATTCAAGAAGCAGAATTAGACAATGCAGAATGGGTCTGGACTCAATATGAGCAGTTAGCTCTGATTGATGAAAAGAGGATGGTTGTCATATGTCACCGCCAACTATACCAACAAAGGATGGCGCATGCCTTCAATAAACGAGTCAGAGCTCGACTTTTTCAGATAGGGCAAATGGTACTCAAGAGAGTGTTCCCACATCAAGACGAGTCTAAAGGAAAGTTCTCTCCCAACTGGAAAGGACCATTTATAGTCTACAAGGTACTCTCTGGAGGAGCAGTACTGCTAGCAGAAATGGACGGGCAAGAGTGGCCCAAACCAATCAACTCAGACGCAATCAAGTGA